In one window of Musa acuminata AAA Group cultivar baxijiao chromosome BXJ3-2, Cavendish_Baxijiao_AAA, whole genome shotgun sequence DNA:
- the LOC135586992 gene encoding lipase-like PAD4, whose translation MGTDASREEEHCIFETSHVLGALLASSPLLVRSWSHCTHANASNSSFVVEHHDDTVYVAFSGTQTSALSSSVAGGLGGEFFGPVPISTGGGQELFAPLVGGKGDDAQPVLVQAAALRLFLSLYNSSEFQLLVSETRSKSVVLTGHSMGGCVASLVALHFLCASSGSSSPSPASLLCITFGSPLLGDDALSRAVLRERWSGRFCHVVAQHDIMPRLLLCPVNSMPPRLVTSVYDLMQSWHFAVRYPGFSRPSFRLSDDQRTELHRFIGMHVAAAEQQQISPYRPFGNHALCSAEGAACIDDPFMVVKLLHLTFMVDPGSSSIEEQHISYGDLVAEISQNVLSKKRIHVEEEPTRSSGYSAGVSMALEASGIRIQDMGAAEARECLETRMWRRPNMNCASLAIKLAKVTPCRAQIEWYKTLCDDDMGYYDCFKHRKAAKRDAKVNMNRIKLGHFWDGLLAKLQDNELPHDFHKRSKWVNAAQFYKLLVEPLDIAEYYRCKLHETRGHYLPHGRERRYEVFDRWWNEGKEEVREAATWKKRRSKFAGLTQDSCFWAKVEEARECVKRARAEKNPAKLVKLWESINGFESFANRLMERKEVSVDVMAPRSSYSLWVEEVKELKLKQACSVSSSSGLVGVSGGGHVESDELKELHY comes from the exons ATGGGCACGGATGCCAGTAGGGAAGAGGAGCACTGCAT CTTCGAGACAAGCCATGTCTTGGGGGCACTCCTGGCGTCCTCCCCGCTGCTGGTACGGTCCTGGAGTCACTGCACGCACGCCAATGCCAGCAACTCGAGCTTCGTCGTCGAACACCACGACGACACGGTCTACGTCGCCTTCTCCGGGACGCAGACCAGCGCTCTGTCATCGTCGGTGGCCGGAGGCCTCGGTGGCGAATTCTTCGGCCCGGTTCCTATCTCCACCGGCGGCGGGCAGGAGCTATTTGCGCCACTGGTAGGAGGCAAGGGGGACGACGCGCAGCCGGTGCTCGTCCAGGCCGCCGCTCTCCGCCTGTTTCTCTCCTTGTACAACAGCTCTGAGTTCCAG CTGCTGGTGTCGGAGACCAGAAGCAAGTCGGTGGTGCTCACCGGCCACTCCATGGGAGGTTGCGTCGCCTCCCTCGTCGCCCTTCATTTCCTCTGCGCCTCCTCTGGTTCCAGTTCCCCGTCACCTGCTTCCCTCCTCTGCATCACATTTGGGAGCCCGCTGCTTGGAGACGACGCCctgtcgcgggcggttctgcgggAGCGATGGAGCGGGAGGTTCTGCCATGTCGTCGCGCAGCACGACATCATGCCGAGGCTGCTCCTCTGCCCTGTGAACTCCATGCCGCCTCGTCTGGTGACCTCGGTCTACGATCTGATGCAGTCATGGCACTTCGCCGTGCGGTATCCTGGATTCTCGAGGCCTTCGTTTCGGTTGTCCGATGACCAGAGAACGGAGTTGCATCGGTTCATCGGAATGCACGTCGCAGCGGCGGAGCAGCAGCAGATAAGCCCTTATCGCCCGTTTGGGAACCACGCGTTGTGCTCAGCAGAGGGCGCAGCGTGCATCGATGACCCGTTCATGGTGGTGAAGCTGCTTCACCTCACGTTCATGGTGGATCCTGGGAGTAGCAGCATCGAGGAGCAGCATATCTCGTATGGGGATCTCGTAGCGGAGATCTCACAGAATGTCCTCTCGAAGAAGCGCATCCACGTCGAAGAAGAGCCAACAAGATCATCTGGCTATAGCGCCGGGGTGTCGATGGCTTTGGAGGCATCAGGGATCCGAATCCAG GACATGGGTGCGGCGGAGGCTCGAGAGTGCCTGGAGACGAGGATGTGGCGGCGGCCGAACATGAACTGCGCCAGTCTCGCCATCAAGCTGGCCAAGGTGACGCCATGCCGCGCCCAGATCGAGTGGTACAAGACGCTGTGCGACGACGACATGGGCTACTACGACTGCTTCAAGCACCGGAAGGCCGCCAAGAGGGACGCCAAGGTGAACATGAACCGCATCAAGCTCGGCCATTTCTGGGACGGCCTCCTCGCCAAGCTCCAGGACAACGAGCTCCCCCACGACTTCCACAAGCGGAGCAAGTGGGTGAACGCGGCGCAGTTCTACAAGCTCCTCGTGGAGCCCCTCGACATCGCGGAGTACTACCGGTGCAAGCTGCACGAGACCAGAGGCCATTACCTGCCCCATGGACGGGAGAGGAGGTACGAGGTGTTCGACAGGTGGTGGAACGAGGGGAAGGAGGAGGTCCGGGAGGCGGCGacttggaagaagaggaggagcaaGTTTGCGGGGCTGACGCAGGACTCCTGCTTCTGGGCGAAGGTGGAGGAGGCGAGGGAATGCGTGAAGAGAGCTCGGGCGGAGAAGAACCCCGCGAAGCTGGTGAAGCTCTGGGAGAGCATCAATGGCTTCGAGAGCTTCGCGAATCGGCTGATGGAGAGGAAAGAGGTGTCGGTGGACGTAATGGCGCCGCGATCGAGCTACAGCTTGTGGGTGGAGGAAGTGAAGGAACTGAAGCTGAAGCAGGCGTGCTCTGTTTCTTCCTCCTCTGGTTTGGTTGGAGTAAGCGGAGGAGGGCACGTAGAGAGCGATGAGCTTAAAGAGCTCCATTACTGA
- the LOC135584614 gene encoding amino acid permease 4-like: protein MQQMGETGNAKHYQQPAVVPMNVAIELGHAHRLEKAFECYDDDGRLKRTGTVWTASAHIVTAVIGSGVLSLAWAIAQLGWVAGPVVMLLFSFVTYYTSTLLADCYRSGDPISGKRNYKYTDAVHSYLGGLKVKLCGFIQYANLFGVAVGYTIAASISMMAIRRSNCFHERGHDNPCHTSSNPYMIMFGVAEIFLSQIPDFDQIWWLSIVAAVMSFTYSSIGLALGIVQVIGNKGFKGSLTGISIGVVSPTQKVWRSLQAFGDIAFAYSFSLILIEIQDTIKAPPPSEAKVMKKASLTSIAVTTIFYMLCGCMGYAAFGDEAPGNLLTGFGFYNPYWLLDVANAAIVVHLVGAYQVFCQPLFAFIEKWALTTWPDSAFITKEVAVPLPSTKRYRLSLFRLVWRSAFVVLTTVISMLLPFFNDVVGLLGALGFWPLTVYFPVEMYIAQKRIPRWSTRWVCLQILSLACLVITVAAAIGSVAGVVTDLEAYRPFKSSY, encoded by the exons ATGCAACAG ATGGGGGAGACCGGCAACGCCAAGCACTACCAGCAACCGGCGGTGGTGCCCATGAACGTCGCGATAGAGCTCGGCCACGCGCATCGGCTCGAGAAAGCCTTCGAATGCTACGACGACGACGGCCGGCTCAAACGAACCG GGACGGTGTGGACGGCGAGCGCGCACATCGTCACGGCGGTGATCGGCTCCGGCGTGCTGTCGCTGGCCTGGGCCATCGCGCAGCTCGGCTGGGTTGCCGGCCCCGTGGTCATGCTCCTATTCTCCTTCGTCACGTACTACACCTCCACTCTCCTTGCTGACTGCTACCGCTCCGGCGACCCGATCTCCGGGAAGCGCAACTACAAGTACACGGATGCCGTCCATTCCTACCTCG GTGGGCTAAAGGTCAAGCTCTGTGGATTCATCCAGTATGCCAACCTCTTCGGCGTCGCCGTTGGCTACACCATTGCTGCCTCCATTAGCATGAT GGCGATCCGGAGGTCCAATTGCTTCCATGAGAGAGGCCACGATAACCCCTGCCACACCTCGAGCAATCCTTACATGATCATGTTCGGCGTCGCGGAGATCTTCCTGTCGCAGATTCCCGACTTCGATCAGATATGGTGGCTCTCGATCGTCGCCGCCGTCATGTCGTTCACGTACTCCTCCATCGGCCTCGCCCTCGGCATCGTCCAAGTGATCG GCAACAAAGGCTTCAAAGGCAGCCTCACCGGAATCAGCATCGGCGTCGTCTCCCCGACCCAGAAGGTATGGCGCAGCCTGCAGGCCTTCGGCGACATCGCCTTCGCCTACTCCTTCTCCCTCATCCTCATCGAAATCCAG GACACCATCAAAGCTCCGCCGCCATCCGAGGCGAAGGTGATGAAGAAGGCGTCGCTGACGAGCATCGCCGTCACCACCATCTTTTACATGCTTTGCGGCTGCATGGGCTACGCCGCGTTCGGCGACGAGGCGCCCGGCAACCTCCTCACCGGCTTCGGCTTCTACAACCCCTACTGGCTGCTCGACGTCGCCAACGCCGCCATCGTCGTCCACCTCGTCGGCGCCTACCAGGTCTTCTGCCAGCCCCTGTTCGCCTTCATCGAGAAGTGGGCGCTCACGACGTGGCCCGACTCCGCCTTCATCACCAAGGAGGTCGCCGTGCCCCTCCCCTCGACCAAGCGCTACCGTCTCAGCCTCTTCCGCCTGGTGTGGCGTTCCGCCTTCGTGGTGCTGACGACCGTCATCTCCATGCTGCTTCCCTTCTTCAACGACGTGGTCGGCCTGCTCGGGGCGCTCGGCTTCTGGCCGCTGACGGTGTACTTTCCGGTGGAGATGTACATCGCGCAGAAGAGGATCCCCAGGTGGAGCACGAGGTGGGTGTGCCTGCAAATTCTAAGCTTAGCCTGTCTCGTGATCACCGTCGCAGCCGCCATCGGGTCTGTCGCCGGAGTTGTCACCGATCTCGAGGCCTACAGGCCCTTCAAGAGCAGTTACTGA
- the LOC135630864 gene encoding transcriptional corepressor SEUSS-like, translating to MVPSGSSNPIGGSQSVNPSLLRSNSGLLGGSQPGSIPSQTPFSSLVSPRTQFNGNSFLGNISNVSALNNSFGNGGTVSGLSMPMNLQQRGGLGGAVDTVSSEPNPLSSFTSSSGQNQGQQQQCFQNPSGSQLGPDQAQSQIDAVQNFQQQFSVPQSQQQQQQQQQLLLLRGGFSNVGHMGPVKLEPQIGPSNQIGPSQQLQMLRGTNAVKMEPQQLQSFRSMGPVKMETQHSDPSLFLQQQQQQQQQQQILQLSRQNSQVAAAQMNILQQQRMLQLQQQQQQQQQQQQQQQQIGKAFPQQRSQLQQQLLQHNVPVRPPMRSTTYEPGMCARRLTQYMCHQQHRPQDNNIEFWRKFIAEYFAPNAKKRWCVSLYGSGRQTTGVFPQDVWHCEICNHKPGRGFETTVEVLPRLFQIKYASGTLEELLYVDMPREYQNASGQIVLDYAKAIQESVFEQLRVVRDGQLRIVFNPDLKISSWEFCARRHEELIPRRAITPQVSQLGVVVQRYQAAAQNASSGLSTQDLQNTCNSFVASARQLAKALEVPLVNDLGYTKRYVRCLQISEVVNSMKDLIDYSKQTEAGPIDCLINFPRRTSTSSGLQAEQAQQPDQQQPITQNSNHNDQGSVHAPNVPLSAGSNNVVGVDNSLNAASSTSASTIIGILHQNSTNTRQENQMNIVNSPFGGNNVQIPSSSSSNSLAPTQSNPPLKPASGDNPTATSHNATYLSSTNSSASLSTMQQPVAQLHETDPSDSQSSVQKILQELMSSQLNGVSSLGNETKMISGVTPALSGGNCLVGNGISNDSAISGTGFTGLGGIGLSGAASGMRAAMTNNAMAMNGRIGMNHFSQDPTAINRQQQDIGNRLLDRLGAVTNFNNLQFDWKSSP from the exons ATGGTGCCGTCAGGTTCTTCGAATCCCATCGGCGGATCTCAGTCAGTGAATCCTTCCCTTCTGCGGTCGAATTCAGGGTTGCTTGGAGGATCCCAGCCTGGTTCAATCCCATCACAGACCCCTTTCTCTTCTCTGGTCTCTCCTCGCACCCAGTTCAACGGTAACAGCTTTCTTGGAAACATATCCAATGTTTCAGCCCTCAACAATTCATTTGGAAATGGAGGGACTGTTAGTGGACTTTccatgccaatgaatctccaacagcgagGTGGTCTTGGTGGTGCAGTTGATACGGTCAGCTCCGAGCCTAATCCTCTGTCATCGTTCACGTCTTCGTCAGGCCAAAACCAAGGGCAGCAACAACAATGCTTCCAGAACCCTTCAGGCAGCCAGCTTGGTCCAGACCAAGCACAGTCTCAAATTGATGCAGTGCAGAATTTCCAGCAACAATTCTCTGTTCCTCAAAGtcaacagcaacagcagcagcagcagcagctgctgctacTTCGAGGAGGATTTAGTAATGTGGGACACATGGGGCCTGTCAAGTTGGAGCCGCAAATTGGTCCTAGCAATCAGATTGGTCCATCACAACAGTTACAGATGTTACGCGGAACTAATGCAGTAAAAATGGAGCCACAGCAGTTGCAATCCTTTAGAAGCATGGGTCCTGTCAAAATGGAAACTCAACATTCAGATCCTTCATTGTTtctgcagcagcaacagcagcagcaacaacagcagcagatTTTGCAGTTATCAAGGCAGAACTCTCAGGTTGCAGCTGCACAAATGAATATCTTGCAACAGCAAAGGATGCTGCAgttgcagcagcaacaacagcaacagcagcagcaacaacagcaacagcaacagatTGGCAAGGCCTTCCCTCAGCAAAGAAGCCAGTTGCAGCAGCAGCTTCTCCAGCACAATGTTCCAGTTAGGCCTCCAATGAGATCTACGACATATGAGCCGGGGATGTGTGCTCGGAGGTTAACCCAGTATATGTGCCACCAGCAGCACCGACCACAG GATAACAACATAGAATTTTGGAGGAAATTTATAGCCGAGTACTTTGCTCCTAATGCCAAGAAGAGGTGGTGTGTTTCTCTTTATGGAAGTGGCCGTCAAACTACTGGTGTTTTCCCACAG GATGTGTGGCACTGCGAGATATGCAACCATAAGCCTGGACGTGGTTTTG AAACCACAGTTGAGGTTTTACCCAGGCTTTTCCAAATAAAATATGCTAGTGGAACCTTAGAGGAACTTCTGTATGTTGACATGCCCCGTGAGTATCAGAATGCTTCAGGTCAAATTGTATTGGATTATGCCAAGGCAATTCAGGAGAGTGTCTTCGAGCAATTGCGTGTGGTGCGTGATGGCCAACTACGGATTGTTTTTAATCCTGATCTGAAG ATTTCTTCTTGGGAGTTCTGCGCTAGGCGCCATGAGGAGCTTATTCCTCGAAGAGCTATCACTCCTCAG GTTAGTCAACTTGGTGTTGTGGTGCAGAGATATCAGGCTGCAGCTCAAAATGCATCATCAGGCTTATCCACACAGGATTTACAGAACACATGTAACTC GTTTGTAGCATCTGCTCGTCAGTTGGCTAAAGCTTTGGAAGTGCCATTGGTAAATGATTTAGGGTACACAAAAAGATATGTCCGTTGCCTTCAG ATATCTGAAGTGGTTAACAGTATGAAGGATTTGATTGATTATAGCAAACAAACTGAGGCTGGACCTATTG ATTGCCTGATTAACTTCCCTCGGAGGACTTCCACTTCGTCAGGGCTTCAAGCTGAGCAAGCCCAACAACCTGATCAACAGCAACCCATCACCCAGAATTCAAACCATAATGATCAGGGCTCTGTTCATGCCCCCAATGTACCACtttccgctggcagcaataatgtTGTTGGTGTAGATAACTCACTTAATGCTGCTTCATCTACCTCTGCGTCCACCATCATTGGTATCCTCCATCAGAATTCTACGAATACCAGGCAAGAAAACCAGATGAATATAGTGAACAGCCCTTTTGGTGGGAATAATGTTCAAATTCCGTCTTCCAGCTCATCAAATTCATTAGCTCCAACCCAGTCCAATCCTCCTTTGAAACCTGCTTCCGGTGACAACCCAACAGCAACCTCTCATAATGCTACTTACCTGAGCTCCACAAATTCGAGTGCAAGTTTGTCTACAATGCAACAGCCGGTTGCACAGTTGCATGAAACTGATCCAAGTGATTCACAGAGCTCTGTCCAGAAAATTTTACAGGAGTTGATGTCATCACAGCTAAATGGTGTCAGCTCCTTGGGGAACGAGACAAAGATGATTAGTGGTGTCACACCAGCTTTGAGTGGGGGAAACTGTTTAGTTGGAAATGGGATATCCAATGACTCGGCTATAAGTGGCACAGGGTTTACAGGTCTTGGTGGGATTGGTCTATCTGGTGCTGCTAGTGGAATGCGAGCAGCAATGACAAATAATGCTATGGCTATGAATGGGAGGATTGGAATGAATCACTTTTCCCAAGACCCAACAGCTATAAACCGTCAGCAGCAAGATATCGGAAATCGATTGCTGGACAGGTTAGGAGCAGTAACCAACTTCAACAATCTTCAATTTGATTGGAAGTCCTCCCCATAG
- the LOC135584617 gene encoding U-box domain-containing protein 25-like isoform X1 → MSLFTIEALELLLWTSKPKLPCLLRLSLDEREETQMSIPHLFRCPISLDLFTDPVTLSTGLTYDRPCIERWLADGNLTCPVTMQRLSDASLVPNHTLRHLIDQWLIAGAADFHCRTMPTRSVNDNELSLAVVKQKLQSPDIASAAKLQALDKVRAVAVESDIGQACLIQLGFFPLLLQLLLRAPWPADSELIEVALDCVLSFSPASPLDSLNMLTDSSNLDSLMLLLDQGSARIKISLCHLLEVIATSGATQELSLIVGQSPRVLQALVFLAQNKPDGAASEAAVRAIAGLCSSEANRGNAIREGAVDGIVSYLSSSAGKTDARALAALELLLGHEEGKRAAVRNPNAIPVLVKMVFKVPSDHKGGEHAVGSLLTVCCDSTPATTQAVDAGVVMQLLLLLQSQCSSKAKAKARALLKLVKSMWAAHAGGGQCNNDK, encoded by the exons ATGAGT CTTTTCACCATTGAAGCTTTGGAGCTCCTGTTATGGACCTCAAAGCCAAAGCTACCATGCTTGCTTAGGCTTTCCTTGGATGAGCGAGAAGAGACGCAGATGAGCATCCCTCATCTGTTCAGGTGTCCGATAAGCCTTGATCTGTTCACCGATCCAGTCACTCTGAGCACTGGCCTAACCTACGACCGGCCGTGCATCGAGCGGTGGCTCGCCGACGGCAACCTCACTTGCCCGGTCACGATGCAGAGGCTCAGCGATGCGTCCTTGGTCCCCAACCACACCCTGCGCCACCTTATCGACCAGTGGCTCATCGCCGGCGCCGCCGATTTCCACTGCCGGACTATGCCCACCAGGTCGGTCAACGACAACGAGCTGTCACTGGCTGTGGTCAAGCAGAAGCTCCAGTCTCCGGACATAGCTTCTGCCGCAAAGCTCCAAGCTCTCGACAAGGTCAGAGCGGTCGCGGTCGAGTCCGACATAGGACAGGCCTGCTTGATCCAGCTGGGCTTCTTCCccctgctgctgcagctgctctTGCGAGCTCCATGGCCAGCTGATTCGGAGCTCATCGAGGTCGCTCTCGACTGCGTTCTCAGCTTCTCGCCTGCCTCCCCATTGGATTCTCTCAACATGCTCACGGACAGCTCGAATCTGGACTCTTTGATGCTGCTGTTAGATCAAGGCAGCGCCAGGATCAAGATCAGTCTCTGCCATCTCCTCGAAGTAATCGCTACATCGGGGGCGACGCAGGAGCTGTCCCTAATCGTCGGACAGTCACCCAGGGTCCTGCAAGCACTCGTCTTCCTCGCGCAGAACAAGCCCGATGGCGCGGCATCGGAGGCAGCAGTGCGAGCAATAGCTGGTCTCTGCTCCTCCGAAGCCAACCGAGGCAATGCGATCAGAGAAGGCGCAGTGGACGGCATCGTCTCCTACCTATCGAGCTCTGCTGGGAAGACCGACGCACGGGCATTGGCGGCGCTGGAGCTGCTTCTGGGACATGAGGAGGGCAAGAGGGCGGCAGTGAGGAACCCGAACGCTATCCCAGTGTTGGTGAAGATGGTCTTCAAGGTGCCGTCCGACCACAAGGGCGGAGAGCACGCCGTGGGGTCGTTGCTGACGGTGTGCTGCGACTCGACGCCGGCGACGACGCAGGCGGTGGATGCCGGGGTGGTgatgcagctgctgctgctgctgcagagcCAGTGCAGCTCCAAGGCGAAGGCGAAGGCCCGGGCGCTGCTGAAGCTGGTGAAGTCCATGTGGGCAGCACATGCAGGAGGTGGTCAGTGTAACAACGACAAGTGA
- the LOC135584617 gene encoding U-box domain-containing protein 25-like isoform X2, with protein sequence MSIPHLFRCPISLDLFTDPVTLSTGLTYDRPCIERWLADGNLTCPVTMQRLSDASLVPNHTLRHLIDQWLIAGAADFHCRTMPTRSVNDNELSLAVVKQKLQSPDIASAAKLQALDKVRAVAVESDIGQACLIQLGFFPLLLQLLLRAPWPADSELIEVALDCVLSFSPASPLDSLNMLTDSSNLDSLMLLLDQGSARIKISLCHLLEVIATSGATQELSLIVGQSPRVLQALVFLAQNKPDGAASEAAVRAIAGLCSSEANRGNAIREGAVDGIVSYLSSSAGKTDARALAALELLLGHEEGKRAAVRNPNAIPVLVKMVFKVPSDHKGGEHAVGSLLTVCCDSTPATTQAVDAGVVMQLLLLLQSQCSSKAKAKARALLKLVKSMWAAHAGGGQCNNDK encoded by the coding sequence ATGAGCATCCCTCATCTGTTCAGGTGTCCGATAAGCCTTGATCTGTTCACCGATCCAGTCACTCTGAGCACTGGCCTAACCTACGACCGGCCGTGCATCGAGCGGTGGCTCGCCGACGGCAACCTCACTTGCCCGGTCACGATGCAGAGGCTCAGCGATGCGTCCTTGGTCCCCAACCACACCCTGCGCCACCTTATCGACCAGTGGCTCATCGCCGGCGCCGCCGATTTCCACTGCCGGACTATGCCCACCAGGTCGGTCAACGACAACGAGCTGTCACTGGCTGTGGTCAAGCAGAAGCTCCAGTCTCCGGACATAGCTTCTGCCGCAAAGCTCCAAGCTCTCGACAAGGTCAGAGCGGTCGCGGTCGAGTCCGACATAGGACAGGCCTGCTTGATCCAGCTGGGCTTCTTCCccctgctgctgcagctgctctTGCGAGCTCCATGGCCAGCTGATTCGGAGCTCATCGAGGTCGCTCTCGACTGCGTTCTCAGCTTCTCGCCTGCCTCCCCATTGGATTCTCTCAACATGCTCACGGACAGCTCGAATCTGGACTCTTTGATGCTGCTGTTAGATCAAGGCAGCGCCAGGATCAAGATCAGTCTCTGCCATCTCCTCGAAGTAATCGCTACATCGGGGGCGACGCAGGAGCTGTCCCTAATCGTCGGACAGTCACCCAGGGTCCTGCAAGCACTCGTCTTCCTCGCGCAGAACAAGCCCGATGGCGCGGCATCGGAGGCAGCAGTGCGAGCAATAGCTGGTCTCTGCTCCTCCGAAGCCAACCGAGGCAATGCGATCAGAGAAGGCGCAGTGGACGGCATCGTCTCCTACCTATCGAGCTCTGCTGGGAAGACCGACGCACGGGCATTGGCGGCGCTGGAGCTGCTTCTGGGACATGAGGAGGGCAAGAGGGCGGCAGTGAGGAACCCGAACGCTATCCCAGTGTTGGTGAAGATGGTCTTCAAGGTGCCGTCCGACCACAAGGGCGGAGAGCACGCCGTGGGGTCGTTGCTGACGGTGTGCTGCGACTCGACGCCGGCGACGACGCAGGCGGTGGATGCCGGGGTGGTgatgcagctgctgctgctgctgcagagcCAGTGCAGCTCCAAGGCGAAGGCGAAGGCCCGGGCGCTGCTGAAGCTGGTGAAGTCCATGTGGGCAGCACATGCAGGAGGTGGTCAGTGTAACAACGACAAGTGA
- the LOC103976556 gene encoding WEB family protein At1g75720-like, producing MEGQLSSPPPSVIVSDRAEVDTSRPFRSVKEAVAVFGDRFLAGNGRSQKNTWSRPVISVPPPKQPSSASSSPPSYSSSASHFIQEKEEELVILSSLRKLEAELKEAKRELVLLKGRESETEIAVASLSAQLSESMSKLAEMEAVMEDEAQPCRVRSERWQEERMEDFKASLEYLPTLAQAFGLAGLEEGFGGRRKREVPKKKPIIPLIPDIFSKKKG from the coding sequence ATGGAAGGCCaactctcctctcctcctccctctgtcATCGTCTCGGACCGCGCAGAGGTGGACACCAGTCGCCCCTTCCGCTCCGTCAAGGAGGCCGTCGCCGTCTTCGGCGACCGCTTCCTCGCCGGCAACGGTCGTTCGCAGAAGAACACTTGGTCGAGGCCAGTGATCTCCGTGCCACCCCCGAAGCAACCCAGTTCGGCGTCTTCCTCGCCTCCCTCGTACTCCTCTTCAGCTTCTCACTTTAtccaggagaaggaggaggagctcGTCATCCTAAGCTCGCTGCGGAAGCTGGAGGCGGAACTGAAGGAAGCCAAGCGAGAGCTGGTGCTGCTGAAAGGGAGGGAGTCGGAGACGGAGATCGCGGTCGCGTCGCTGAGCGCGCAGCTCAGCGAGAGCATGTCCAAGCTGGCAGAGATGGAGGCGGTCATGGAAGACGAGGCGCAGCCGTGCAGGGTGCGCAGCGAGCGGTGGCAGGAGGAGAGGATGGAGGACTTCAAAGCCAGCTTGGAGTACCTGCCAACTCTGGCTCAAGCTTTCGGCCTTGCAGGGCTGGAAGAAGGCTTCGGTGGACGAAGGAAGAGAGAGGTGCCAAAGAAGAAGCCCATCATTCCTCTGATACCTGACATCTTCTCCAAGAAGAAAGGATGA